In a genomic window of Nocardia fluminea:
- a CDS encoding serine/threonine-protein kinase encodes MDPEHTRMQRGPAEAAQVGLNTQRTVAPGVPDEAVIAELDAMGLTGAKEIGRGGFGVVYRALQPALDRVVAVKVLSSEIDVESRERFLREEQAMGRLSGHPNIVDILQVDVTETGLPLIVMPYCSRGSLERLIHDRGPLTWSDTLRAGVKLAAAIESAHRAGILHRDVKPANVLISGYGEPQLTDFGIARIPGGFQTSSSLITGSPAFTAPEVLKGSEPTVRSDVYGLGATLFALLTGHAAFERQAGEKVVAQFLRITTQHVPDLRAQDIPGDVAAVIERAMSPEPEDRPASAYEFGELLREVQRAHGQMPDEMALLNSEETTDDTPETLKSVTGRRSWPLTLQPAGASVPMSGSTTGTFPPTAATKFRPPTPAREPFPRQRLLDVLREGGARRLALIHAPAGFGKSTIATQWRGYLTTRDIPVAWLGVDQDDDSEIWFLAHLIQAIRRVRPDVGAGLEQVLEERPADAVAYVIATLIDEIHASGRPVVVVVDDWHRVRDPGVQRAMATLLDNGCHHVRFVITSRDQSGLPISRLRVRDELVELDAAALRLTESETRQILVERNGFVLTDEQIEQIHVATDGWPAAIQLVSLTLRGKADPTQLLASLAEGGHGMREYLAENVLDALAPEQLEFLMAISVVERVNGSLAGLLADVPDGAAMLEQAEQRELFLHRIQHDPEWYRMQPLFAEHLRARLDREHPGRSKVLHRRAARWYAEHQLLRKSVDHALAATDLKLAADLLESGGMDLIDGSRLGTLLGSVSKLPVQQVTSRSKLLMAVARANMNMQQTGTARSALGRLSNLLARSAPGEPELTEQRCVATVLDAADRVAHDDIAEVADSLAPILAEPGDLPAWTVSTAANLMSFVRLCEFDFDAVTGLQDWAADYHTQSKDPLGPVFGLCALGDAAYEQLEIGAATTSFEQAYEAARTMAGPRSDAARIAAALLGEVAYRRGDLALADRLLDESHQLVTRVGPVDFLIATFVIGARVKAALGDQYTASARLDEGSRVAGENGLARLDAHVRAERSRLGFPAGEDTFVPDSSGNGARRKKGAAALITEARAIADIRVLLAEQRLRADDRAARHARVIYAKTLEQRRPRAELDATLLLAECLASAGWVGEATGLVLPVLRTCAELGWTRPLLDAGPGVVGLLHVLRTQSHDGHDHPILRELPGHFLDELLA; translated from the coding sequence ATGGATCCGGAGCACACGCGTATGCAGCGCGGGCCGGCCGAGGCGGCGCAGGTGGGGCTGAATACGCAGCGGACGGTGGCGCCGGGGGTGCCCGACGAGGCCGTCATCGCCGAACTCGACGCCATGGGACTCACGGGGGCCAAGGAGATCGGGCGCGGCGGATTCGGCGTGGTGTACCGGGCATTGCAGCCTGCGCTGGATCGCGTGGTCGCGGTGAAGGTGCTGTCCTCGGAGATCGATGTGGAGAGCAGGGAACGGTTCCTGCGCGAGGAACAGGCGATGGGCAGGCTGTCCGGGCACCCCAATATCGTCGACATCCTGCAGGTCGATGTGACCGAGACCGGGCTGCCGCTGATCGTGATGCCGTACTGCTCGCGCGGCTCGCTGGAACGTCTCATTCACGATCGCGGCCCGCTGACCTGGTCGGATACCTTGCGGGCCGGGGTGAAGCTGGCCGCGGCGATCGAGTCCGCGCACCGGGCGGGCATTCTGCATCGCGATGTGAAACCGGCGAACGTGCTGATCAGCGGCTACGGCGAACCGCAACTCACCGACTTCGGCATCGCCCGCATCCCGGGCGGTTTCCAGACATCGAGCAGTTTGATCACCGGCTCGCCCGCGTTCACCGCACCGGAAGTGCTCAAGGGCAGCGAACCGACCGTGCGGTCGGATGTCTACGGACTCGGCGCGACCCTGTTCGCCCTGCTGACCGGCCACGCCGCGTTCGAACGTCAGGCGGGAGAGAAGGTGGTCGCGCAATTTCTGCGGATCACCACCCAGCACGTTCCCGACCTGCGCGCCCAGGACATTCCCGGCGACGTGGCGGCAGTGATCGAACGGGCCATGTCGCCCGAGCCCGAAGACCGCCCGGCCTCGGCCTACGAGTTCGGCGAACTACTGCGCGAAGTCCAGCGCGCGCACGGCCAGATGCCCGACGAGATGGCATTGCTCAACTCCGAGGAGACCACCGACGACACCCCGGAGACCCTGAAGTCGGTCACCGGTCGCCGCAGCTGGCCGCTGACCCTGCAGCCCGCGGGCGCCTCGGTACCGATGTCGGGCTCGACGACCGGCACCTTCCCGCCGACCGCGGCCACCAAGTTCCGCCCGCCCACGCCCGCGCGCGAACCCTTCCCGCGTCAGCGCCTGCTCGACGTGCTCCGGGAGGGCGGCGCGCGCAGGCTCGCCCTGATCCACGCACCCGCCGGTTTCGGCAAGAGCACCATCGCCACCCAGTGGCGTGGCTACCTGACCACCCGTGACATCCCGGTGGCGTGGCTGGGCGTCGACCAGGACGACGACAGCGAGATCTGGTTCCTCGCCCACCTCATCCAGGCCATCCGCCGGGTGCGCCCCGATGTCGGCGCGGGGCTGGAGCAGGTGCTGGAGGAGCGTCCCGCCGACGCGGTCGCCTATGTGATCGCGACCCTGATCGATGAGATCCACGCGAGCGGGCGACCGGTGGTCGTGGTGGTGGACGACTGGCACCGGGTGCGCGATCCCGGCGTGCAACGCGCGATGGCGACGCTGCTCGACAACGGCTGCCACCACGTGCGGTTCGTCATCACCAGCCGCGATCAGTCCGGCTTGCCGATCAGCAGGCTGCGGGTACGCGACGAACTCGTCGAACTCGACGCTGCCGCGCTGCGGCTCACCGAATCCGAGACCCGTCAGATCCTGGTGGAGCGCAACGGGTTCGTGCTCACCGACGAGCAGATCGAGCAGATCCATGTCGCGACCGACGGCTGGCCCGCCGCGATCCAGCTGGTGAGCCTCACACTGCGCGGTAAGGCCGACCCGACCCAGCTGCTCGCCTCGCTCGCCGAGGGCGGGCACGGGATGCGGGAGTACCTGGCCGAGAACGTGCTCGACGCGCTGGCGCCCGAGCAACTGGAGTTCCTGATGGCCATCTCGGTGGTCGAGCGGGTGAACGGGTCCCTGGCCGGGCTGCTCGCCGACGTCCCCGATGGTGCCGCGATGCTCGAGCAAGCCGAGCAGCGTGAGCTCTTCCTGCATCGGATCCAGCACGATCCGGAGTGGTACCGCATGCAACCGCTGTTCGCCGAGCATCTGCGCGCCCGGCTCGACCGCGAACATCCCGGACGTTCGAAAGTGCTGCACCGCAGGGCCGCTCGCTGGTACGCCGAGCATCAGCTGCTGCGCAAATCGGTGGACCACGCGCTGGCCGCGACCGATCTCAAACTCGCCGCCGACCTGCTCGAGAGCGGCGGCATGGATCTGATCGACGGCTCCCGGCTCGGCACCCTGCTCGGTAGCGTCTCGAAACTGCCTGTGCAGCAGGTGACCTCACGGTCGAAGCTGTTGATGGCGGTGGCCAGGGCGAACATGAACATGCAGCAGACCGGGACGGCCCGCAGCGCGCTCGGGCGGCTTTCGAACCTGCTGGCCCGCAGCGCGCCCGGCGAGCCGGAGCTGACCGAACAGCGATGTGTGGCAACGGTGCTGGACGCTGCCGATCGGGTAGCGCACGATGACATCGCCGAGGTGGCCGACAGCCTGGCCCCCATCCTGGCCGAACCCGGCGACCTGCCCGCCTGGACGGTGTCGACCGCCGCCAACCTGATGTCGTTCGTTCGGTTGTGCGAATTCGACTTCGACGCGGTGACCGGGCTACAGGACTGGGCTGCCGACTATCACACCCAGTCGAAGGACCCGCTCGGGCCGGTCTTCGGGCTGTGCGCGCTCGGCGACGCCGCGTACGAGCAACTCGAAATCGGCGCTGCTACCACCTCTTTCGAGCAGGCGTACGAGGCCGCGCGGACCATGGCCGGGCCGCGCTCGGACGCCGCGCGGATCGCGGCCGCCCTGCTCGGCGAAGTGGCGTACCGCCGTGGCGATCTGGCGCTGGCCGACCGGCTCCTCGACGAGAGCCACCAGCTGGTCACCCGGGTCGGTCCCGTCGACTTCCTGATCGCGACCTTCGTGATCGGGGCCAGAGTGAAGGCGGCACTCGGCGATCAGTACACCGCCTCGGCCCGCCTCGACGAAGGCTCGCGAGTGGCCGGGGAGAACGGCTTGGCTCGCTTGGACGCGCATGTGCGGGCCGAGCGGTCCCGGCTCGGATTCCCCGCCGGGGAAGACACCTTCGTCCCCGACAGCTCCGGCAACGGCGCCCGGCGTAAGAAGGGCGCCGCCGCGCTGATCACCGAGGCGCGTGCCATCGCCGATATCCGCGTGCTGCTGGCCGAACAGCGGCTGCGCGCCGATGATCGCGCTGCCCGCCACGCCAGGGTGATCTACGCGAAAACGCTCGAACAACGACGTCCCCGTGCGGAATTGGACGCGACGTTGCTGCTCGCGGAATGCCTCGCGTCGGCGGGCTGGGTCGGGGAGGCGACCGGGCTGGTGCTGCCGGTCCTGCGCACCTGCGCCGAACTGGGCTGGACCAGGCCGCTGCTGGACGCGGGGCCCGGGGTGGTCGGCCTGCTCCATGTGCTGCGCACGCAATCCCATGACGGGCACGACCACCCGATCCTGCGTGAGCTGCCCGGTCACTTCCTCGACGAACTCCTCGCCTGA
- a CDS encoding esterase-like activity of phytase family protein — MGRRVAAAVLGIVVAGGAVPDAGAAVDGVRVLGEQVVGHDVEFGGTVVGGLSGIDYLSGTGEFVLISDDRSEKGPARVYTARIALGEAGIGPVSFTGTKPLLRADGVAYPPKSVDPEDIRVDPWTGNYFWTQEGERAGEVLADPSVRVARADGGFVAELPIPENERMRADSGPRQNQALEGATFAAGGALFVTAMEGPLLQDGPGATTTAGATTRITVQARFGPVLAQYAYPLEPVFAESRPAAGQASNGVTAILADDTFDPTRLLVVERAFAKGAGNRVRIFEVDTTTAATVLDAPIAGARPVAKRLVADLTDLGIEAVDNIEGMTWGPRLPSGERTLVLVADNNFASEQRTQLIALAVR; from the coding sequence ATGGGACGTCGGGTGGCTGCAGCCGTGCTGGGAATTGTCGTCGCGGGGGGCGCGGTGCCGGATGCGGGGGCCGCGGTCGACGGTGTGCGGGTGTTGGGGGAGCAGGTCGTGGGGCACGATGTCGAATTCGGCGGGACGGTGGTCGGCGGGCTGTCGGGAATCGACTATCTGTCCGGCACCGGTGAATTCGTCTTGATCAGCGATGACCGATCGGAGAAGGGACCCGCTCGCGTTTACACGGCTCGAATTGCGTTGGGGGAGGCCGGGATCGGTCCGGTGAGCTTCACCGGGACGAAGCCGCTGCTGCGGGCTGACGGAGTCGCGTATCCGCCGAAATCGGTGGATCCCGAAGACATTCGGGTTGATCCGTGGACGGGGAACTACTTCTGGACGCAGGAGGGCGAGCGGGCCGGTGAGGTGCTCGCCGACCCTTCGGTGCGGGTGGCGCGCGCGGATGGCGGGTTCGTCGCGGAGTTGCCGATTCCGGAAAACGAACGGATGCGCGCTGATTCGGGGCCACGGCAGAATCAGGCGCTCGAAGGAGCGACGTTCGCGGCCGGTGGGGCGTTGTTCGTGACCGCGATGGAGGGTCCGCTGCTCCAAGATGGGCCGGGCGCGACCACGACGGCGGGGGCCACGACGCGGATCACCGTCCAAGCCAGGTTCGGGCCGGTGCTCGCGCAGTACGCGTACCCGCTGGAGCCGGTGTTCGCCGAGTCGCGGCCGGCGGCCGGGCAGGCGAGCAACGGCGTGACCGCGATCCTCGCCGACGACACCTTCGATCCGACCCGGCTTTTGGTGGTCGAACGGGCTTTCGCCAAGGGTGCGGGAAATCGGGTGCGGATCTTCGAGGTCGACACAACGACCGCGGCCACTGTGCTCGATGCGCCGATCGCGGGTGCGCGCCCGGTGGCCAAGCGGCTCGTCGCCGACCTCACCGACCTCGGGATCGAGGCCGTCGACAACATCGAGGGAATGACCTGGGGTCCGCGCCTGCCGTCGGGCGAGCGCACGTTGGTGCTGGTCGCGGACAACAACTTCGCGTCCGAACAGCGCACCCAGTTGATCGCCCTCGCGGTGCGCTGA
- a CDS encoding cupin domain-containing protein encodes MSTLVRMSFDAPEETRPFEQGKGRLDLVNVESGPVGRAVFEPGWRWSEHVKPIAGTDSCQAAHIGYCLSGRIVVAMDDGEELEFGPGDVMVASPGHDAWVVGDEPCVVIDWQGYADYAKPR; translated from the coding sequence ATGTCCACGCTGGTACGCATGAGTTTCGACGCGCCCGAGGAAACCCGGCCGTTCGAGCAGGGGAAGGGTCGCCTCGACCTGGTCAACGTCGAAAGCGGCCCGGTCGGCCGCGCGGTCTTCGAACCCGGTTGGCGGTGGAGTGAGCACGTGAAACCGATCGCGGGCACCGACAGCTGCCAGGCCGCGCACATCGGTTACTGCCTGTCAGGGCGGATCGTGGTGGCGATGGACGACGGCGAAGAGCTGGAATTCGGCCCTGGCGACGTCATGGTCGCCTCCCCCGGCCACGATGCGTGGGTCGTCGGCGACGAACCGTGCGTGGTGATCGACTGGCAGGGCTACGCCGACTACGCCAAGCCCCGGTAA